In a single window of the Paramisgurnus dabryanus chromosome 23, PD_genome_1.1, whole genome shotgun sequence genome:
- the LOC135781332 gene encoding cytochrome P450 2F2-like isoform X1, which produces MLGWILVWTCIFILFLFIRIPRPKNFPPGPRPVPFFGNLLQLNIANPLKDFERLANRYGKVYSLYIGSKPTVVLNGFEVIKEALVNKAVEFAGRPQDLMVNHVMKEGGVVLADYGPDWKEHRRFALMTLRNFGLGKQTMEERILGEISFIVDKLDKAVGGSIDPKTMFHNAASNIICMVLFGSRFDYDDAFFKRFIEIFTENAKIANGPWAMIYDALPMLRSLPLPFKKAFTNASTGRQMSLNFINEHKKTRVPGEPRDFIDCYLDELDKRGDDGSSFCEDRLKLYILDLHFAGTDTTSNTLLTGFLYLMNHPKVQGLYFKNKSSSLIIFALFTSLNTCKHVLVFPPAKCQREIDEVLEGKDQASFEDRHNMPYTQAVIHEVQRVANTVPLSVFHCTTKDTELMGYNIPKGTMIIPNLTSVLNEEGQWKFPHEFNPANFLNDEGQFVKPEAFMAFSTGPRVCLGEGLARMELFLVIVTLLRRFQFVWPEDAGEPDYTPVFGVTLTPRPYRMHIRLREPAKKL; this is translated from the exons ATGCTGGGATGGATTCTGGTGTGGACGTGCATCTTCATTCTCTTTCTTTTTATCCGCATTCCAAGGCCTAAGAACTTTCCTCCTGGACCACGTCCAGTCCCATTTTTTGGAAATCTGCTCCAACTCAACATTGCCAATCCTTTGAAGGACTTTGAGAGG CTGGCAAATCGTTATGGAAAGGTTTACAGTTTGTACATTGGATCAAAACCTACAGTAGTGCTTAATGGTTTTGAGGTTATAAAGGAAGCTCTTGTTAATAAGGCGGTTGAGTTTGCTGGACGCCCACAAGACCTCATGGTCAACCATGTCATGAAGGAAGGAG GTGTTGTTTTGGCCGACTATGGCCCTGATTGGAAAGAACACAGACGCTTTGCTCTCATGACTCTGAGAAACTTTGGTCTGGGGAAGCAAACAATGGAGGAGAGGATTTTGGGAGAGATCTCATTTATTGTTGATAAACTGGATAAAGCTGTTG GAGGCTCCATTGATCCTAAGACTATGTTCCACAATGCTGCATCAAATATCATCTGCATGGTTCTGTTTGGATCTCGCTTTGATTATGATGATGCATTCTTCAAGCGTTTTATTGAAATCTTTACAGAGAATGCAAAGATCGCCAATGGACCATGGGCTATG ATTTATGATGCTTTACCTATGCTGAGAAGTCTGCCCTTACCTTTTAAGAAGGCTTTTACAAATGCCAGTACAGGCAGACAGATGTCTTTAAATTTCATCAACGAGCACAAGAAGACCAGAGTCCCAGGAGAGCCGAGGGATTTCATTGACTGCTATCTGGATGAGCTTGATAAG AGAGGTGATGATGGTTCGAGCTTTTGTGAAGACCGACTTAAATTGTACATTTTGGATTTGCACTTTGCAGGGACTGATACTACCTCCAACACCCTCCTCACTGGATTCCTCTACCTCATGAATCACCCCAAAGTTCAAGGtctgtattttaaaaacaaatcgaGTTCATTGATTATTTTTGCTCTGTTCACTAGCTTAAATACATGCAAACATGTCCTTGTCTTTCCTCCAGCGAAATGTCAGCGAGAGATTGATGAAGTTTTGGAAGGTAAAGATCAGGCCTCATTTGAAGACAGACACAATATGCCGTACACACAGGCTGTGATTCATGAAGTTCAGCGTGTGGCAAACACCGTACCACTGAGTGTGTTTCACTGCACCACCAAAGACACAGAGCTGATGGGTTACAATATCCCAAAA GGAACTATGATTATTCCTAATCTTACTTCTGTACTGAATGAAGAAGGTCAGTGGAAGTTTCCTCATGAGTTTAATCCAGCCAACTTCCTAAATGATGAGGGCCAGTTTGTGAAACCTGAAGCCTTTATGGCATTTTCTACTG ggCCCCGTGTGTGTCTCGGTGAGGGTCTTGCTCGTATGGAGCTTTTCCTGGTTATCGTCACTCTGCTGCGTCGATTCCAGTTTGTTTGGCCTGAAGATGCTGGGGAACCAGATTACACCCCTGTGTTTGGGGTCACACTCACACCCAGGCCCTACAGAATGCACATTAGACTCAGAGAACCGGCCAAAAAATTATAA
- the LOC135781332 gene encoding cytochrome P450 2F2-like isoform X2: MLGWILVWTCIFILFLFIRIPRPKNFPPGPRPVPFFGNLLQLNIANPLKDFERLANRYGKVYSLYIGSKPTVVLNGFEVIKEALVNKAVEFAGRPQDLMVNHVMKEGGVVLADYGPDWKEHRRFALMTLRNFGLGKQTMEERILGEISFIVDKLDKAVGGSIDPKTMFHNAASNIICMVLFGSRFDYDDAFFKRFIEIFTENAKIANGPWAMIYDALPMLRSLPLPFKKAFTNASTGRQMSLNFINEHKKTRVPGEPRDFIDCYLDELDKRGDDGSSFCEDRLKLYILDLHFAGTDTTSNTLLTGFLYLMNHPKVQAKCQREIDEVLEGKDQASFEDRHNMPYTQAVIHEVQRVANTVPLSVFHCTTKDTELMGYNIPKGTMIIPNLTSVLNEEGQWKFPHEFNPANFLNDEGQFVKPEAFMAFSTGPRVCLGEGLARMELFLVIVTLLRRFQFVWPEDAGEPDYTPVFGVTLTPRPYRMHIRLREPAKKL; this comes from the exons ATGCTGGGATGGATTCTGGTGTGGACGTGCATCTTCATTCTCTTTCTTTTTATCCGCATTCCAAGGCCTAAGAACTTTCCTCCTGGACCACGTCCAGTCCCATTTTTTGGAAATCTGCTCCAACTCAACATTGCCAATCCTTTGAAGGACTTTGAGAGG CTGGCAAATCGTTATGGAAAGGTTTACAGTTTGTACATTGGATCAAAACCTACAGTAGTGCTTAATGGTTTTGAGGTTATAAAGGAAGCTCTTGTTAATAAGGCGGTTGAGTTTGCTGGACGCCCACAAGACCTCATGGTCAACCATGTCATGAAGGAAGGAG GTGTTGTTTTGGCCGACTATGGCCCTGATTGGAAAGAACACAGACGCTTTGCTCTCATGACTCTGAGAAACTTTGGTCTGGGGAAGCAAACAATGGAGGAGAGGATTTTGGGAGAGATCTCATTTATTGTTGATAAACTGGATAAAGCTGTTG GAGGCTCCATTGATCCTAAGACTATGTTCCACAATGCTGCATCAAATATCATCTGCATGGTTCTGTTTGGATCTCGCTTTGATTATGATGATGCATTCTTCAAGCGTTTTATTGAAATCTTTACAGAGAATGCAAAGATCGCCAATGGACCATGGGCTATG ATTTATGATGCTTTACCTATGCTGAGAAGTCTGCCCTTACCTTTTAAGAAGGCTTTTACAAATGCCAGTACAGGCAGACAGATGTCTTTAAATTTCATCAACGAGCACAAGAAGACCAGAGTCCCAGGAGAGCCGAGGGATTTCATTGACTGCTATCTGGATGAGCTTGATAAG AGAGGTGATGATGGTTCGAGCTTTTGTGAAGACCGACTTAAATTGTACATTTTGGATTTGCACTTTGCAGGGACTGATACTACCTCCAACACCCTCCTCACTGGATTCCTCTACCTCATGAATCACCCCAAAGTTCAAG CGAAATGTCAGCGAGAGATTGATGAAGTTTTGGAAGGTAAAGATCAGGCCTCATTTGAAGACAGACACAATATGCCGTACACACAGGCTGTGATTCATGAAGTTCAGCGTGTGGCAAACACCGTACCACTGAGTGTGTTTCACTGCACCACCAAAGACACAGAGCTGATGGGTTACAATATCCCAAAA GGAACTATGATTATTCCTAATCTTACTTCTGTACTGAATGAAGAAGGTCAGTGGAAGTTTCCTCATGAGTTTAATCCAGCCAACTTCCTAAATGATGAGGGCCAGTTTGTGAAACCTGAAGCCTTTATGGCATTTTCTACTG ggCCCCGTGTGTGTCTCGGTGAGGGTCTTGCTCGTATGGAGCTTTTCCTGGTTATCGTCACTCTGCTGCGTCGATTCCAGTTTGTTTGGCCTGAAGATGCTGGGGAACCAGATTACACCCCTGTGTTTGGGGTCACACTCACACCCAGGCCCTACAGAATGCACATTAGACTCAGAGAACCGGCCAAAAAATTATAA